From Impatiens glandulifera chromosome 7, dImpGla2.1, whole genome shotgun sequence:
TTACCCATTATCTTATTAGCTGGGTGATCTGTTGTAACAATACTTGATGTGATATACAGGTGCTATTTATAGCCATTAATGATGAATTTGATTAGGTATTTTGTGTTGTTAAGAAAATAAGAAGTTTAATCTGTTAACTCTAGAACAAATGGTTTATAAGAGCTGGTCCTTTCGCTTGCTTACTGGCATAACAGAATTTGATGGGTTGAGCTCCATGGATTAGCTAACTGTTTTGACACTGAAATGGAACGGTGCGAATAATCGACCTATTTGAAAAACAAGAATCagttcaaaatgaaaaaaaataaattaaggttGTGTATCTATTTATAAGGAACTTGACAGAGGTTCTGTATAATTGGGTGTCAATTACTTTGTTTTCTCAAATGATTTCTTTGACCgagatttgatatatttattttgagttatttttcattcatgaattGTATGTCTTTATAAAACTTCAACATGCACCTCATTTTATCTTGTGCTCTTCTAGATGAAATAAAGATTATTCCTGCATTCTTTTTGTTATCTCTTCATAGAGTTGGAATGCAAGCGAATTAATGTGCAGAACAAGCATGGTGAAAAGCTAGTTGGATTACTGCACGAAACTGGTTCGAAGGAGCTTGTTATTGTGTGCCATGGATTTAGATCCTCAAAGGTCGGTCTACATGTTCTCGATAAATTAACATTTCCTATTTCTTAAAGAAAAAATTGTGTTTGCATCTTCACATCTAAACTTTATCAGTTTTTCCTTGTTAGATGCCACTGTTTTGTTCAATTTGGGTAAAAGTCTCAACAATTGACTTTGGCTGTTTTTACCCACCATTGCTCAAAAGTTGTTTCTCTTAATTCTTGCCACATTTAGTGATCCTTGTGTAAGATAAGCCTTGTTAAACTTGATCTAACGTGGGAGAATCATTTTTATGTATTCCATGCCTTTGTCTTTTATCTACAggtcatattttaattatttttgtgttatgtCCATGTCATTGAGAGGAACCAGAATCTGTGCAGCTCAGAATGTGAAGACTTGGTGGAGTCTAATTTGTTTTCTGGAAATTAGAAGACCATTTTTTAGTATCAAATACAAGTTTTCCACATTTGATGAACTTGGAGTTTGGTTGTGTTTTTTCTCccattttattgatttgtaGACATTCTacaatttaaacattttagGATCGCATTCCTCTCCGAGATCTTGCTGTTGCTTTAGAAGCAGCAAGAATCAGTGCCTTCCGCTTCGACTTTGCTGGAAATGGGTAAGTTCTGAATCCACTACTAATATTTTGTTAGTATAGGAATTTCTAACATGCTGAAATAGAAATGTTCAGTGTTGTGACAATGAATACTTTTGAAAGAATGTTTTTGTGCTCTGGTCATAATTTAACATTTCTCCATGAGGATGTTTATGTAAATGTCATTTGCACTTTGTCCCAAGAAGATGGATGTTTGAGTGAGTATACAATCTTTTCTTTCCCTTTGATTTAAAGGTGGGTATTATGCTAGCTAACAGGAACTAAACCcgggttaaaaaaaaaaacttttatttcccatttttttttctagtcTTTTTACTGACTCTCTCCTTCAAATGGAGTCCACTAAACATATATCTTATTGAAGTCAATTTCCACTTTCTTATCTTCATCTTTTATGTAGCAATATTAATTTAGAGCTTgttttaaagataataataataatttagagcttgtttgatgtccaaataatccattttttcatcaaacaatattttttcaattatccaaaagattattcaaataacacaagatcaaacaagaccGTAGCTGTATAACATTTCATTTAAATAGACTTCTTAGACTTGAAGCTAGATGTAGTCATGTAGCTGTTTTTATGCTCCTTTGAACATCGAGACTTTCAACTTGATTGACAAAAATGTTTAGTTATTATCATTGAATTGTTATGGTCAAATTGTACTTACATATgcaattttcttcatttctatttTGAATGATAAGAGTCTAACTCACAACCTCCCAACAAACAAACTATTTTTCACCAACTAGTGCGAGCAAAAACAAACACTTGTACTTTTCTTCATATCATTGAGGAAACGTGATTTCCATGACATTCAGGGAAAGTGAAGGCATATTTCGTTATGGTAGCTACCGAAGAGAAACTGATGATTTACGTGCAGTTGTTGAATATTTCCGTGCTGAAAATCGTGAAATAGCTGCTATTGTAGGGCATAGCAAAGGTGTGTTTCTTTATATGTTTAACAACCCTTTTATTAGAAGATTCGAATCTGCTTCAAGTAgtgatcatatatttatattttttttgtttttgttaaagtttgtattaataaatCTGTGAATGAGACATAGATTTATACGacatacaattttttaatagattAAGGCAACTTTAGAACAATCAATATAAAAGATGTAGTAAATAAAAAGATTGTGTTATACCTTGAACTAGAATTATGTTTAATATCTAAAATCGAAGAGTATAATTGATGAAACAAATAGAATTGTATTGAGATGAGAAGAAAGTAATTAATGGGGAAAGATAGAACCCTAATAGGGTGAATACAATTGGGATGAGAGATAAAAACTCTAACAAAAAGTATTTAACTAATTCATTTCTTAACCTCATCATAGCAACGACtaatgtatttataatattattatttttaaccgctACTATCCGTTGCCCTAACCCTTTCCCCTCGCAACACTATATACCCCTTAAATCCGTTCTTCCGCGAACGACATTAAACACGATGTTTCAGTTGAAACTCCAAGGCATCTGATGGCTTCTGAACCATATGAATTGTCAAAATTGTTTCCATAGACTATCGGGAGACTATCGGGTGGTTCTTCAAACCACATAAACTATCCCAATTGTAGGCCATAATAAGTACTTGGATCTCATCCAAGTCTGATGccataattttttcataaagCAAGATCCACCACCTGATGGTTCCTCGAACCACACTAACTAATCGAAAATGAGACTTGGTGCTAAGTATGCTCGATAAATGGGATCAAGTACTAAGATTATATCTTCAAGGCCCCACCCATCTTCAAATATCTTTGCAGATTTGGTTTTTCCTGGGTAAACCTGAAAATGATCATCATTTTCAATGTAGGTTGGCTTCACTTTCTCTTGGTCATTATACACAAGTGATGTCGTATTTTTCGGGTCCAATTTCGGAAATTGCAAAGGAAGAACTGATGAGCTTGAATTATTACATTGTCTTGTTTTGTCTCATATCCATAAGTCTTCAAAAAGAGTACTGTCTTCCATTTTAGAACACATGTTGTCAAAAGGGGTTTTGTTTTTGTTCGTAACAATACATTGAATCAAAGAAAATTGTATTGAGATGAAAAAAGAATTAATGGGAAAGATAGATCCCTAACTGTTATTTACGTGCTTACTTTATTGATACTCGcatctcttctttatcttgatTACTCTCATATCCATATTGATCtttaacaagtggtatcagagctttgaGCTTTTTTATTCTAAGACTATATCTGTTTTTGAAGATTTCGAGTATGAAGTACGACATTCCTTTATTGGATCGCAACActagatttttaataaaaaaatgcatGCAACGGAATGGGGTGACAGGAAAGTGTCTATGCTCCTTCTCGCAACGAGAAAGAGAGGTTAATGATTTTTCTCGTAGTTGGCGATGTTGAGGCCACTGATTCTTTTGCTTGCAGCGGAAAAGCGAGAGTTGATTTGGTCAGTTTTGAGAGGATTGACTGATAGAGAGAGAGCGCCTTTGAGGTCGACTCTGATATCATGTAGAGATTTTCGAATAGATGAAGACAATTTTAGAACAATCAGAAAGTATGATGGAAAAATGAATTCTTTCTTGTATTTGAAGTGTTGAATGTAGTTCAATTCTTTCACATAAAAATTGGTTAGTTTCtttgtatttaaataacctgattatttgaaagaaataatgaTTAGTAATGATTTTGAGGTGTTGTTTGGTagaagacttaaagggtattaatatataatgataaaataaaaaatagtaatttaaaatagaggatattttagtattttagttaataaattgagtgatgtgatagTGAAAGGGTGAGTGATATGATGTGATGGgttttgattattcaaataaaccaaaccgaaagccttaatttaaatttagtacTCTCAAACTAAAGAAATGATAAAGGAATAAAAAAGTAAACTACAACATAATAAAGAAATCTCAGTTTGATTGGAGATTATTCGAGCTAATTGGAGATTATGAGCAAATCACAATAAATGAAGCAatctgttacgacttgtttcgtaaggtgtgttttgggttcaagaatcacgttcttgatttataagaccggtgaaattctacaatcaaagggcagcggaaggttttcgatagagaatttgggggggaaggatagaagaatcaagggtgcgaagagaattactgttggtctataccaaacagtccataataataataatagacgaataggggcgaagtcatatcttcatcattctattcatgggtccttggggaagaaagatcagccttatataggtgatgtcttgccccataatattcggttacaacaactttaaaagaataacagaattcggtttgtaaagtagaaaaagaaagcaaaacaaaataataatacaacaaaacagaaatatggcccatgtgcaccataggaccgagaccggttgtcgagaaaggttgctggaattttttctaggaccgagaccttgattttagaccctaacacaATCAATCATTGATTtcactcttattttatttttcttgtataACTTATGTATATGTGTATAAATACCTAGCCAATGTAATAGTTCTACAtacaataaaatcattagacTGTATACCTTCATCTTTCTCTCACAATTAAATACTTTACAAACATTTATccttctttaaaataatatatttttcattcttaattaatttgtttcgTCTAGATCATTCAAAGCCTCCTCTTGTGTGATATGTTCTTCAACCCAAATTCATTGACGAGCTTTTGATGATTTTGCAGGCGGAAATGTGGCGTTGTTGTATGCTTCAATGTATAATGATATCTATAATGTTATTAACATTTCTGGCCGCTTTGATTTGAAGAGAGGAATCGAAGGTCGCCTGGGGAAGAACTTTTTACAAAAGATCAAGCAGGATGGGTTTATTGATGTGACAAACAGAAGGGGtgaggttttccaaatggacaTGCTAGCATTTTTGTTAATGACATTATCTGGATTTCCTCTGGTTGTAGAAATGGTTTTGTTCCTTCTGTAGTTTCTCTTTGGTTGTAGAAATCCCTTTCATCTTTGCATGTCCTTAGATATAAGAAAAGATTCTTGAAGCAATTATTCTTAATCTTATGGCTAGCATAGCATAcctaatatatgtatatttatttcttGTCCAATAGGAAAGATTGAATATCAGGTTACGGAAGAGAGTTTAATGGACCGGTTGAGTACCGATACTCTTGCAGCATGTCTCTTAATACCTGATTCCATCAGGTCAGAATTAAATGCATTGATCCTCATTGCATATGACCCTTTCTACATACAGGGTGTTGATGCTCTTGCAGCAAGCATgtctcttaatatttttaaaagttccTTTTTGGGTTGATTCTGACAATAGAATATTATATACAGGGTGTTGACGGTTCATGGGTCCAAGGACGAAACTGTCCCCATTGAAGACGCAAAGGAATTTGACAAGTACATATCTAATCATGAATTACATATCATAGAAGAAGCTGATCATGAGTATACTGAACATATAGATCAATTGCTTCCATTAGTGTTGGGTTTTATAATGGCTGGACTGGGGAACAATCAGGAAATCATGATCAAACGGCCTGCACCATGTCAAAGTGCCAACGGAGTTATCAGATCACGATTTTGATCAGCTCAGCCATTTTGTTGTACCTTGAATTCTATCTATatattggaattggaattggaatctGTTGTTTCTCTAGAACAAAGTTTAGATATTCTTCTAGCTTACTTTCTTATTCATATATGGCAAATATGTATGTTATATATggctctatttttttttatgaactgGTGGTGGATACAGTTTTATATGTTGATATTGTATCTGTCCTGTCCAAGTGTCTAATAAAAGTTgactttttcaaaaatccacAAATTTGACTCAATAGTTGAtactcaataaatatataaaaaatgaaatttgaaatacatttaataataataagatatattaataataataaaaatgattaatttgagaatgaataaataaataaaaagtagatTATAGGACAGTAGatttttgaagttattttaaaacaaacGATGGTATGTGAATCCTTGGGAAGGGGAGAAGTTGGTCCGTCCGTCTGTCTGTCTGTCCTTGTCCTGGGcgaaagagagagagatagaaaaaaagaaagaggaAAATGGAGGGAACGGAGCCTCAGAGCCAAGCAGCAACAGCagcaccaccaccaccaccaggCTGCTGCTATACACTAGAGCCGTCTGAGTACGCGAGTGAAGACATACTCTTCTGTATCGATGTGGATCCTGAATCGTTGTCCGAGATGAGAGGCACAGGCCCTAACGGCCGACCTATCACCAGATTGGACTCTATCAAGCAAGCCATCCTCCTTTTCATCAACGCCAAACTCACCATTAATCCCGATCACCGCTTTGCCTTCATCGCCCTTGGCAAATCCGCTTTCTGGGTATGCCCATTTTTCTCAggatttttctttatattaattcaCTATAAATCAGTACTACTCAAATTCATTTTGATTGATTGTATGCCAGAAATGTAGTTAGTAGCAACAATaatctgtctgtctgtctgtctgtcttaCTCCCATAATTTATGTATCATTTTGTTTTGTGATTGATTGATCAATCAATATGCTGATAGTTACAACgacctcctcctcctccatgtCTTTCCTtccctagctagctagctaggatATTGTTTTGGCGGGCCCTCCCTTTTTCTTTCATTAGATCTGCTTAATCTCACTGCATTTTTGGCCTTGATATTTTAAAAGCTCAGGAAAGATTTCAGCAATGACGTTGACTCAGCAATGGCTGCATTCAGTGCTCTTTCAGTTGATCATTCCTCTTGCGGCGGCCAAGCAGACCTTACACAACTCTTCAAAGTTGTGGCACACGAAGCTAAGAAATCGCGATTACAAAATCGAATTCTCAGATTGGTGAGTGATAATTGGCTGTCTTAGTTTTCTTCTAggaaggaaaggaaaggaaaagaAAGTGAGCTTGGTCATATGCATGCATTCACAACTGTCTTGGTGTTATTTTGCAGATCCTATTATACTGCAGATCTTCCACACCACCGCAGCATCAATGGCCAGCTGCTAACCAGAAGCTGTTCACATTAGATGTGGTATACCTTCACGACAAGCCTGGGACAGAGAACTGCCCGCAGAAGGTGTACGATGCTCTTGTGGATGCCCTGGAACTTGTGAGCGAGTTCGAGAGCTATATTTTCGAAAGTGGTCAAGGCATTCCGCGCATCCTCTTCCGTTTCATGTGTTCATTGTTAGCTCATCCTCAGCAGCGTTGTGTTCAAGATTACATTGATTTTCCCAAATCTCTTGCAAAGAAGTCGCCTTTAGCTGATGCCGCCGCCCCCACAGAAGAGAATAATGCTCCTGTAGTATTATCTACTTAAAGTAAGTGTAGTTACTTTCTGTGAATAACTATGTTTTTGTCTTCTACTTTTGATTTTGAACTTAAGCTTGCTAAGAATCTATACCTGCAATTGGTGTTGAATTGTTACTTGTGAGGAGTTGCCTGTTGTTGTTTGTTCCTTGTTTTGCCATTCTTCATCTAATCTGGCGAGAGAATGTGTTGTTTAGGAGTGGATTTACATCCGTTGTTGTTGTTATTAGAACTCCTATTGGCCTACTCTTTCTTTGATGATATAAGTATTTTGATTCGCCTTAGTATTCAGTCAGTTCTTATTAGTTTATGTCAGTGGTCTTCTGCTGAATTCTGAATTGTACCTATTGTTGAggtctcatcatatatatagttttatgcCACTATGTTCAATATATTTGGGTCATGGATTTGATTTGGTAATTCTCTTCCAATGTATTTCATTCATAGCCATCCATTAGATTAGATATCAAGCTATGAGGTAGATAAACCAAAACTCTCTTATTTGTCCTTCATCTTTTTCTTACAAGGCAAAGACTATTAGTTTTATGCCAAGTAATCTTGGACCTTAATATTTACTCAAATCCCCTGGAACGCAGACTAAAGACTAATTTCTAGGATGAGTCAACTATTTCTTTTCTTAGTTTAGGTTAGGACTAATGTGAGTGGTGACTCTAAAATAGCTTATTAAGGACGTTTGATAAAGTAATCCTTACATGCACCCTAGTTGCGTCGGTTCACCAGTCATTTTTTACAAAGCTATAGTACATCCTCTTTATTTGTTGTTCCCAATCCATGCTAGATCTAATTTTCAAAAGCTAACTCATATTGCATGGATTGTTTTTGGATGACTTATCAATTCTTGATATACTTTCAAACTTACTTGCAATAAATTGCAATTCACATCTTGTGGAGCAGGATTAAAAAATCATGGGTGAgagtatttttctttttaacttttatttatttatttaattatatttatttatcacttAATATGTATTATTGATTTGTAGGGATAACTTATTAGTACCACCAAGAATAATCCTTATAAACActattaaaatcttttaaaacatCTTAGTCGTTTAGAAAAATACAATCTTCTGATGctgaaaacaatatttaatagtCATAAACAATAAGTTGATTTTAATGATTATGTCAAATATATGTAGTTAGTAAAGTCTGTCAAATTAATGTTCTACTCAGATTATTGGTATGCAAACTTATTTTCTTAAACGGGTACACTTTTCTATTTCTTAGTTTAGGCTACATATCAATCAAATTAAGTCTAATAAGAGAAACTTCACACATAATTAGGAATCCATACCTTGAAGATATTGATTTGTATAGTTTCTTCAAATTGAATATTGTAACTCTAAATTTGTTTCACTTTCATACATAAACTTTGGAAACATTCTATCTTTCAATTTGTAactcatgtatatatataatatagggaaaaaaagttcatatatatatatttcggaAAGCTTTTTATTAacagaaagaaagagaaagctAGCTAGCTAAAGAGAATATGCGGGTCGGTTAATTCGGAATCAACCTCCTGCTGCTGATTAGTAGTTCACATAGATAAACCTATGTCCAGAAATCCGCGAACCCAAAAATCCCGACTCATTGGTTCTTAATGCTTGTTTGTTTATATACTTTCGTTATAAGATGTTTTAGGACATGCTTGGTAATGTTTTTTTAGtcataaatggaaaaaaaaaataaaaaaaaaagaagaataaatttTAGTGTTTGGTACATTGGTTTGATCCTATGTTAATTTCTAATTTGGTTATATAACTCattctttaataattaaaataataatattttttaaaatttatttattaaaagaatttattttaattatttaaatagtatcaagaaattatttaaaataaaataaattaataaaatattattttaataataattacaataattaataataatatagtaatttttatataattaattttaaacattatatattaataataaaattttaataaattaattaaaatataaaaacttacaaaataaacattatatacaaaa
This genomic window contains:
- the LOC124910683 gene encoding uncharacterized protein LOC124910683, producing the protein MAFQPSTKKGKSSQLLSNELECKRINVQNKHGEKLVGLLHETGSKELVIVCHGFRSSKDRIPLRDLAVALEAARISAFRFDFAGNGESEGIFRYGSYRRETDDLRAVVEYFRAENREIAAIVGHSKGGNVALLYASMYNDIYNVINISGRFDLKRGIEGRLGKNFLQKIKQDGFIDVTNRRGKIEYQVTEESLMDRLSTDTLAACLLIPDSIRVLTVHGSKDETVPIEDAKEFDKYISNHELHIIEEADHEYTEHIDQLLPLVLGFIMAGLGNNQEIMIKRPAPCQSANGVIRSRF
- the LOC124945497 gene encoding uncharacterized protein LOC124945497, which translates into the protein MEGTEPQSQAATAAPPPPPGCCYTLEPSEYASEDILFCIDVDPESLSEMRGTGPNGRPITRLDSIKQAILLFINAKLTINPDHRFAFIALGKSAFWLRKDFSNDVDSAMAAFSALSVDHSSCGGQADLTQLFKVVAHEAKKSRLQNRILRLILLYCRSSTPPQHQWPAANQKLFTLDVVYLHDKPGTENCPQKVYDALVDALELVSEFESYIFESGQGIPRILFRFMCSLLAHPQQRCVQDYIDFPKSLAKKSPLADAAAPTEENNAPVVLST